DNA from Daucus carota subsp. sativus chromosome 1, DH1 v3.0, whole genome shotgun sequence:
TTTTCAGAACTAAAGTAACATGATATagcttttttttcaaaaatcaaaatgcgAGATTATCTCGCGCTAATAAGTGATATTTTGGGCTATTTTTGATTTGGTATTTTGATCATTGCTTACAAAAATGCTTTTCTCGTATACCCGCTTAGTCAAGTCTTATCCTAAAGTAAATGTTCATAATTCACTTGTATATGCATTCTATCGTGATTAGAATCGTGCTAAATGTCTGTATAATGATTGATACAAGTAAATCACGTTGAAACCGCTTGGTTCGTAACACAAAGGAGACATCAGGGGGCACTTTATTCAGGAAAAACAACAGCCAGTGAGACTCCACAAAACCCCCCTACAATGTAGGTTGATATATAAACCATGCAAAGAGAGAAACACAGAGAGAccggagagagagacagagagaccGGGAGAGAGGGCGAGAGAATGGGGAGAGAGAAAACCAATGaaactataataaaaacagGGCGACGAGAAAATAGTATGGATGATTATCATGGtcgaaaaataataattccctCCTCCCCTTCTTTCTCAAAACCAAATTTTCATCTCTTcttattcatcttcttcttgatCTCCTCCATCAAAACAACATCAGTTTCAGGTTTCAATCTCACTGTAACTCCGTTTAGCCAAGCTTATTCTACTCTCTTTAGTGATTTTAACATCGATCCATCTCCTTATGATGATAGCGTTCGTCTCCTCCTCAATCACCATTCGGGTACGTAAATTTGTTcaccaaaattttattaattatatatcaatGATATGAATTTCTTGTAAATATTAAGTGTACATGCATAATTTCTTATTATATGATATGAGGTTAATTATTGTTTGTCAGGCTCAGGCATAATTTCGTATGATTATTACAGATATGCCTTCTTCAGTGCAAACATCAAGTTACCGTCCGGGAACACAGCCGGTGTTGTTGTGGCTTTTTATGTAAGTACCCCGACTATCTCAACTATTTTGAAATCCTGATTCCGTCTCGTGAATTTTTGTTACATTATTGATGATGAATAAATATGGTAGGCATCAAATGTGGACACATTCGAGAAAAATCATGATGAGCTGGACATAGAGTTTTTAGGAAACATAAGAGGGAAACCATGGAGATTTCAGACCAATGTGTATGGAAATGGAAGCACTAAACGCGGAAGAGAAGAGAGATACAGACTTTGGTTCGATCCTAGTAAGGAGTTTCATCGTTACAGCATTCTTTGGACCCCTATCAAAGTCATGTAAGTTCCTTTTCTCTTTCTCGAATTTagcaatatttcaaaaaaatatgactactattttttttatgtaaccTGATTTGCGTGTTTTGTCGTAGGATTTGTAGCTCCCGTGGtcatatttatcatatttagatcgtgtttg
Protein-coding regions in this window:
- the LOC108205062 gene encoding probable xyloglucan endotransglucosylase/hydrolase protein 30; translated protein: MGREKTNETIIKTGRRENSMDDYHGRKIIIPSSPSFSKPNFHLFLFIFFLISSIKTTSVSGFNLTVTPFSQAYSTLFSDFNIDPSPYDDSVRLLLNHHSGSGIISYDYYRYAFFSANIKLPSGNTAGVVVAFYASNVDTFEKNHDELDIEFLGNIRGKPWRFQTNVYGNGSTKRGREERYRLWFDPSKEFHRYSILWTPIKVIFYVDEVPIREVIRNDEMGGDFPAKPMAMYATIWDASTWATSGGKYKVDYRHEPFAAEFKDFVTDGCAVDPIQEPSATNCSETALKIAVADYFTVRPRQRKAMRWFREKYMYYSHCYDTWRYKVPLPECVIVPSEQVLFKETGRLRHAMRIKFGGSQRKQRRSRGGVRKSGGGSAVVRLRSGNEEVAAV